The Juglans regia cultivar Chandler chromosome 2, Walnut 2.0, whole genome shotgun sequence genome includes a window with the following:
- the LOC109011566 gene encoding dehydration-responsive element-binding protein 1A-like, translated as MQSFSEFSDPHPFVSNPAYIEKSESSPLSDAGSSAPRTTHSDEEVILASSRPKKRAGRRIFKETRHPVYRGVRKRNNNKWVCEVREPNKTSRIWLGTYPTAEMAARAHDVAALALRGRSTCLNFADSAWRLHLPGSRDAKEIRRAAAEAAEAFRPVEFGGDCVGDLGKEEVIKQCQENYGSIESCVLEETKTEQENVLYVDEEALFNMRGLLVNMAEGLLLSPPSCLGGEVMGNDMGLDAEVSLWSFTI; from the coding sequence ATGCAAAGTTTTAGCGAATTCTCGGACCCCCATCCATTCGTCTCTAATCCGGCGTATATCGAGAAATCGGAGAGTTCTCCCTTGTCTGATGCTGGCAGCTCCGCCCCAAGAACCACTCACTCGGACGAGGAAGTTATACTGGCCTCAAGCAGGCCCAAGAAACGCGCTGGCAGGAGGATTTTCAAGGAGACGCGACACCCGGTGTATCGCGGAGTCAGGAAGAGGAATAATAACAAGTGGGTCTGCGAGGTGCGTGAGCCTAACAAGACGTCCAGGATATGGCTCGGGACGTACCCCACCGCTGAGATGGCAGCACGGGCACACGACGTGGCCGCTCTAGCTCTGAGAGGAAGGTCGACGTGTCTCAACTTCGCCGACTCGGCGTGGCGGTTGCATTTGCCGGGTTCTAGGGACGCGAAGGAGATAAGGAGAGCTGCGGCGGAGGCGGCGGAGGCCTTTCGGCCAGTGGAGTTCGGCGGGGACTGCGTCGGAGATCTAGGGAAAGAAGAAGTGATCAAGCAATGCCAAGAGAATTACGGAAGTATTGAGAGCTGTGTGCTGGAGGAAACGAAGACTGAGCAGGAAAATGTGTTGTACGTGGACGAAGAGGCACTGTTCAACATGAGGGGCTTGCTAGTGAACATGGCTGAAGGGCTACTACTGTCCCCACCATCTTGCCTAGGAGGTGAAGTCATGGGGAATGACATGGGGCTGGATGCTGAGGTGTCATTATGGAGTTTCACCATCTAA